One genomic region from Planctomycetota bacterium encodes:
- the ccoS gene encoding cbb3-type cytochrome oxidase assembly protein CcoS, giving the protein MSILYIMIPVAFLLAGSALAAFFWSVHKGQFDDLDTPALRPLIDDTE; this is encoded by the coding sequence ATGAGCATTCTGTACATCATGATCCCGGTGGCGTTCCTGCTGGCCGGCAGCGCGCTTGCGGCGTTCTTCTGGAGCGTTCATAAAGGCCAGTTCGACGACCTCGACACCCCGGCCTTGCGTCCGCTGATCGACGACACGGAGTAA